A single window of Polaribacter sp. SA4-10 DNA harbors:
- a CDS encoding glycosyltransferase, translated as MNFENVFRIVLISLHYFFLVFTVLIILSYIILAYFSSIETKTYLKKNSFVAYKDLLSSKVTPSISIIAPAYNESLNIVENVRSLLSIHYVNYNVIIVNDGSKDDSLERLINAYNLEKVEYLIHQEIDTKPLRKGVFKSKNPAFDKLIVIDKENGGKADALNFGINISKSKYLACIDVDCLLLEDSLQRMVKPFLDATDRKVIASGGVIRIANSCKIENGKLVEINFPKKWIERAQVLEYLRSFLLGRMAWARLNGLLVISGAFGMFDREIALKVGGYDTKTVGEDMEIIVRMRRYMEEAKQKYKIAYIPDPLCWTEAPDNYKVFISQRNRWTRGTIETLKTHRKIGLNPKYGILGMLSFPYWFIFERLAPIVEVAGIIYFILLVIFRELNWSFVLGIFLMAYLFSLIFSFIAIFSEEFTYHQYKKKGIGLVLVLTIIFEPLILHPFVLYAAIKGNIDYYFNKNKKWGVMIRKGLSKK; from the coding sequence ATGAACTTTGAAAATGTATTTAGAATAGTTTTAATAAGCTTACATTATTTTTTCCTTGTTTTTACGGTTTTAATAATATTATCATATATAATTTTAGCATATTTTTCTTCAATAGAAACAAAAACCTACCTGAAGAAAAATAGTTTTGTAGCGTATAAAGATCTTTTATCTTCAAAAGTAACACCTTCCATTTCTATAATTGCACCCGCTTATAATGAGAGTTTAAATATTGTAGAAAATGTTAGGTCGCTATTGTCTATTCATTACGTTAATTATAATGTAATTATTGTTAATGATGGAAGTAAAGATGATAGTTTAGAAAGATTAATTAATGCATATAATCTAGAAAAGGTAGAATATCTTATCCATCAGGAAATAGATACAAAACCTTTAAGAAAGGGCGTTTTTAAATCTAAAAATCCTGCTTTTGATAAATTAATTGTAATTGACAAAGAAAATGGAGGCAAAGCTGATGCATTAAACTTTGGCATAAATATTAGTAAGAGTAAATATTTGGCATGTATTGATGTAGATTGTTTATTACTAGAAGATTCACTTCAAAGAATGGTAAAACCATTTTTAGATGCAACAGATAGAAAAGTAATTGCTTCTGGAGGTGTTATAAGAATAGCGAACTCGTGTAAAATTGAAAACGGAAAATTAGTAGAAATAAATTTCCCCAAAAAATGGATTGAAAGAGCGCAAGTTTTAGAATATTTAAGATCATTTTTATTAGGTAGAATGGCTTGGGCTAGATTAAATGGTTTGCTTGTGATTTCTGGTGCTTTTGGTATGTTTGATAGAGAAATAGCACTAAAAGTAGGTGGTTATGATACCAAAACTGTTGGAGAAGATATGGAGATTATTGTTAGAATGAGAAGGTACATGGAAGAGGCTAAGCAAAAATATAAAATTGCTTATATACCAGATCCATTATGTTGGACCGAAGCTCCTGATAATTATAAAGTTTTTATTTCGCAAAGAAATAGATGGACAAGAGGTACAATTGAAACGCTTAAAACGCATAGAAAAATTGGCTTAAATCCTAAGTATGGAATTTTAGGAATGTTAAGCTTTCCTTATTGGTTTATTTTTGAAAGATTAGCTCCTATAGTTGAAGTTGCAGGAATTATTTATTTTATTCTACTGGTAATTTTTAGAGAATTAAATTGGAGTTTTGTTTTAGGTATTTTTTTAATGGCATACCTTTTTTCATTGATATTTTCTTTTATTGCTATTTTTTCTGAAGAGTTTACCTACCATCAATACAAGAAAAAAGGAATAGGCCTTGTATTGGTTTTAACTATAATTTTTGAACCACTTATTTTGCACCCTTTTGTTTTATATGCTGCAATTAAAGGAAATATTGATTATTATTTTAACAAAAATAAAAAATGGGGCGTCATGATCAGAAAAGGTTTATCTAAAAAATAA
- a CDS encoding AraC family transcriptional regulator has product MSKTPPGKSFLGQEKIILSESVVNGLKKNAITEKFYISNLGYYPMAKNHCEIEEKGVSHYTFIYCIKGQGKAQLNNKEILIKPNQFFILPKNKKYECKSHETNPWTIYWFNFNGSIALDLFTRYELKENINIPFSVDRILLFEKFFNLFNKKNQEDSLEYATLLSLNFISSFIYTDFDKQDIIKKEETLIDSIKLFLLNNLDKNFSLNDIATKYNYSKSHLQKRFKFETGYPLMYFFNFKKIQQASEYLNFTDLSVKEISFKVGFQDPLYFSRMFKSYLGKSPRLYRNDRLKS; this is encoded by the coding sequence ATGAGCAAAACTCCCCCAGGTAAAAGCTTTTTAGGACAAGAAAAAATTATTTTGTCAGAATCTGTTGTTAATGGTTTAAAAAAAAATGCGATAACAGAAAAATTCTACATTAGTAATTTAGGGTATTATCCAATGGCAAAAAACCATTGTGAAATTGAAGAAAAAGGAGTAAGCCATTACACTTTTATATACTGCATAAAAGGACAAGGTAAGGCTCAATTAAACAATAAGGAAATCCTTATTAAACCAAATCAATTTTTTATTCTACCTAAGAATAAAAAGTATGAATGTAAATCTCATGAAACAAATCCGTGGACTATTTACTGGTTTAACTTTAACGGTTCTATTGCGTTAGATCTATTTACTAGGTATGAATTAAAAGAGAATATAAACATTCCTTTTTCTGTTGATCGAATTCTTCTTTTTGAAAAATTTTTTAATTTATTTAATAAAAAAAATCAAGAAGACTCATTAGAATACGCTACGCTCTTAAGTTTAAACTTTATTAGTTCTTTTATTTATACTGATTTTGATAAACAAGATATTATAAAAAAAGAAGAAACTTTAATTGATTCAATTAAGTTGTTTTTATTAAATAATTTAGATAAAAATTTCTCTCTTAATGATATCGCAACAAAATATAATTATTCAAAATCGCATTTACAGAAAAGATTTAAGTTTGAAACGGGTTATCCTTTAATGTATTTTTTTAATTTTAAAAAAATACAACAAGCTTCTGAATATCTAAATTTTACAGATTTAAGTGTAAAAGAAATTAGCTTTAAAGTAGGTTTTCAAGATCCTTTATATTTTTCTAGAATGTTTAAAAGTTATTTAGGGAAATCTCCAAGGTTATATAGAAATGACCGACTTAAAAGCTAA
- a CDS encoding Hpt domain-containing protein — MTLKKELKSEIVNLSTIKEYFSEDTSFLIELITAYLSDTIPRIEIIEKSLTEVDYIELKNVSHFLKSSFGLMGIKCLEEIIELENLAKIEAPKKIIHEKLNFIIPICRESIVEYECILKKIKNEFYYKNQ; from the coding sequence ATGACTTTAAAAAAAGAACTTAAAAGTGAGATTGTAAATCTAAGTACTATTAAAGAATATTTCTCTGAAGATACATCTTTTTTAATAGAATTAATTACGGCCTATTTATCAGATACAATTCCGCGAATTGAAATTATAGAAAAAAGCCTAACTGAAGTAGATTACATTGAATTAAAAAATGTTTCTCATTTTTTAAAATCCTCTTTTGGCTTAATGGGAATTAAATGTTTAGAAGAAATTATTGAACTCGAAAATTTAGCTAAAATTGAAGCTCCTAAAAAGATAATTCATGAAAAACTTAACTTTATAATACCCATTTGTAGAGAAAGTATTGTAGAATATGAATGTATTTTAAAAAAAATAAAAAATGAGTTTTATTATAAAAATCAATAG
- a CDS encoding PleD family two-component system response regulator — protein MKGKRIVLAEDNSVLSLVLKLRLKKEGYKIFIAPNGKEAITLIDKHKPDLILTDVMMEFVSGLELVSYVRNELKIPTPILVFSSSGQEEMILNAFKLGANDFMSKPLIPNELVVRVKMLLLKVH, from the coding sequence ATGAAAGGAAAAAGAATAGTTCTAGCTGAAGATAATTCAGTGTTATCTCTTGTTTTAAAACTTAGATTAAAAAAAGAGGGATATAAAATTTTTATAGCACCTAATGGTAAAGAGGCTATAACACTTATTGATAAGCATAAACCAGATTTAATTTTAACAGATGTTATGATGGAATTTGTGAGTGGTTTAGAATTAGTAAGTTACGTAAGGAATGAATTAAAAATTCCAACTCCAATTCTAGTTTTTTCAAGTTCCGGTCAGGAAGAAATGATTTTAAATGCTTTTAAATTAGGAGCAAATGATTTTATGAGCAAGCCATTAATACCTAATGAACTTGTTGTTCGTGTAAAAATGTTATTACTTAAGGTGCATTAA